Proteins encoded by one window of Ulvibacter sp. MAR_2010_11:
- a CDS encoding glutamine--tRNA ligase/YqeY domain fusion protein, which translates to MSEEKESLNFIEHIIEDDLKNGMNPDALRFRFPPEPNGYLHIGHTKAIGISFGLGEKYNAPVNLRFDDTNPAKEEQEYVDAIKEDITWLGYQWENELYSSDYFQQLYDWAVALIKEGKAYVDSQSSEAMAQQKGTPTQPGIDGPYRNRSVEENLDLFKRMKDGEFEEGSHVLRAKIDMKHPNMLMRDPLMYRILKKSHHRTSNDWCIYPMYDWTHGESDYIEQVSHSLCSLEFKPHRELYDWFLDQVIDTKKLRPKQREFARLNLSYTIMSKRKLLKLVEEGVVTGWDDPRMPTISGLRRRGYTPNAIKKFVETVGVAKRDNVIDVALLEFCIREDLNQIAPRVMTVLDPVKLVITNYPEGETEWLEAENNQEDESAGSRKVPFSRELYIEREDFQEEANRKFFRLTLDKEVRLKNAYIIKGESVVKDAAGNITEIHCTYDPDSRSGSGSEASLRKVKGTLHWVSVPHAIPVEVRLYDRLFTDPEPDAHKDKDFMEFLNPTSLDVITAYAEPSLKDTNPGDRFQFQRLGYFVTDRDSSADKIVFNRTVPLRDSWAKLN; encoded by the coding sequence ATGTCAGAAGAAAAGGAATCCCTCAATTTTATTGAGCATATTATAGAAGACGATTTAAAAAACGGCATGAATCCGGATGCATTACGCTTTCGTTTTCCTCCCGAACCCAATGGCTATCTTCATATAGGACACACCAAGGCAATAGGCATTAGTTTCGGTCTGGGTGAAAAATACAATGCCCCGGTTAATTTGCGCTTCGATGATACCAATCCCGCAAAAGAAGAGCAGGAATATGTAGATGCCATAAAAGAAGATATTACCTGGCTTGGCTACCAATGGGAGAACGAATTGTATTCTTCAGATTACTTTCAGCAATTATACGACTGGGCTGTTGCACTTATTAAAGAAGGGAAAGCCTATGTAGATTCACAATCCAGTGAAGCAATGGCGCAACAAAAAGGAACACCCACACAACCCGGCATTGATGGACCTTACAGAAACAGAAGTGTTGAAGAAAATTTAGACTTGTTCAAACGCATGAAAGATGGTGAGTTTGAGGAAGGCAGTCATGTGCTTCGTGCCAAGATAGACATGAAGCATCCCAATATGTTGATGCGCGATCCTTTGATGTATCGCATTCTTAAAAAATCTCACCACCGAACCTCCAATGATTGGTGTATTTACCCAATGTACGACTGGACACATGGTGAAAGTGATTATATAGAGCAGGTTTCTCATTCGTTGTGCTCGCTCGAATTTAAGCCCCACAGAGAGCTGTACGATTGGTTTTTGGATCAAGTGATAGACACAAAGAAGTTACGACCTAAGCAACGCGAATTTGCGCGCTTGAACCTTAGCTATACCATTATGAGTAAACGCAAGTTGCTAAAATTGGTGGAAGAAGGTGTTGTAACTGGGTGGGACGATCCGCGTATGCCAACTATTTCGGGTTTACGGCGAAGAGGATACACTCCAAACGCCATTAAAAAGTTTGTTGAAACTGTTGGAGTGGCCAAACGGGACAATGTAATTGATGTAGCGCTATTAGAGTTTTGTATTCGTGAAGATCTAAATCAAATCGCACCTCGTGTGATGACAGTTCTGGATCCTGTAAAATTGGTGATCACTAATTATCCCGAAGGAGAAACCGAATGGCTCGAAGCCGAAAACAATCAGGAGGACGAAAGTGCAGGCAGCAGAAAGGTCCCTTTTTCACGCGAATTGTATATTGAAAGAGAGGATTTTCAGGAAGAAGCAAACAGGAAGTTTTTCAGACTAACATTAGACAAGGAAGTTCGGCTAAAGAACGCTTATATTATTAAAGGAGAAAGTGTTGTAAAGGATGCTGCCGGAAATATCACTGAAATACATTGTACTTACGATCCCGATAGCCGAAGCGGAAGTGGTTCTGAAGCTTCTCTTCGGAAAGTGAAAGGGACGCTACATTGGGTTTCTGTTCCACACGCTATTCCTGTTGAAGTGCGTTTGTACGACAGATTGTTTACCGATCCTGAGCCCGACGCTCATAAAGACAAGGATTTTATGGAGTTCTTAAATCCAACTTCTTTGGATGTGATTACCGCCTATGCCGAACCGAGTCTGAAGGATACAAATCCCGGTGATAGATTTCAATTCCAGCGTCTGGGCTATTTTGTAACAGACCGAGACAGCAGCGCAGATAAAATTGTGTTTAATCGCACGGTTCCGCTTCGTGATTCCTGGGCGAAATTGAATTGA
- the folB gene encoding dihydroneopterin aldolase: MSTIRLKNIKIYAFHGCLVEEGKIGSEYLVNLTVHADLSKAASSDHLSDTVDYVHLQKIVKQEMAVRSKLLEHVGQRIIDTIFEQIALVNKAKVTVAKVNPPIGGDVAEVSVTMKSSRE, encoded by the coding sequence ATGAGTACAATACGGTTAAAAAATATTAAAATATACGCCTTCCACGGTTGTTTGGTAGAGGAAGGAAAAATTGGTTCGGAATATCTTGTAAATCTTACCGTGCATGCCGATCTTTCTAAAGCTGCTTCCTCCGATCATCTGAGTGATACCGTTGATTATGTACATCTTCAAAAAATTGTAAAGCAGGAAATGGCAGTACGCTCCAAATTACTGGAGCATGTTGGCCAGCGAATAATCGACACTATTTTTGAGCAAATTGCATTGGTAAATAAAGCAAAAGTAACCGTGGCTAAAGTAAATCCGCCTATTGGTGGCGATGTAGCCGAAGTGAGTGTGACGATGAAATCCTCTCGTGAATAA
- the rpiB gene encoding ribose 5-phosphate isomerase B, with the protein MKIAIGNDHAGTDYKNAVVTYLKKEGYQVTNYGTDTNESVDYPDFVHPVADAVENNKADFGIIICGSGNGANMTANKHQKVRSALCWTKEITELARQHNDANILSIPARFTSEPQAVEMVKTFLKTEFEGGRHQKRVEKIACS; encoded by the coding sequence ATGAAAATAGCAATAGGAAACGATCACGCCGGAACCGATTATAAAAATGCTGTTGTAACCTACTTAAAAAAGGAAGGCTATCAAGTCACAAATTACGGAACCGATACCAACGAAAGTGTAGATTACCCGGATTTTGTACATCCCGTAGCAGATGCTGTTGAAAACAACAAAGCCGATTTCGGCATTATAATCTGCGGAAGTGGAAACGGTGCTAATATGACCGCAAATAAACACCAGAAAGTGCGTTCTGCACTCTGCTGGACCAAAGAAATAACAGAACTGGCAAGACAGCACAACGATGCTAATATTTTGAGTATTCCTGCCAGATTTACAAGCGAGCCACAAGCTGTGGAAATGGTTAAAACATTTTTGAAAACCGAATTTGAAGGCGGCCGCCATCAGAAAAGGGTAGAGAAAATAGCTTGTTCATAA
- the rnr gene encoding ribonuclease R, protein MPQNKKKRRKQKIEGLTESILGILRKDHSNPINYKQIAAKLGVDDASSRNQIIKKLKDLQGNGTIQEVERGKYIITPSQNYYTGRVDIAGRGQGYIIVEDMEDDILVKNKNLNKALQGDIVEVYVFKRKRGGKIEGEITKIIQRKRTEFVGTIQVLENFAFVEVTDYKMYTDIFVPKANIGNAKNGEKVLVAMEDWPEKADSPYGRVLKVLGMPGEHNTEIHSILAQYGLPYEFPPEVEAFANQLDTKIHPEEIKKRRDMRKDLTFTIDPKDAKDFDDALSFTKLENGNYEIGIHIADVSHYLQTGTVLDDEAYERATSVYLVDRVVPMLPEILSNGACSLRPNEEKYTFSAVFEMNSKAEVLKKWFGRTVTYSDARFAYEEAQHVIENPKDATHQIPSEISITGKSYSVKKEIADAILEMDRLAKILRTNRMRQGAISFDKVEVKFILDEKNNPEGVYFKESKDANKLIEEFMLLANRSVAEFIGKQNPKKTFVYRVHDEPDDEKIAALENIIKRFGYKLNTKDKNSTAASLNKLLSDVQGKKEQNLVDTLAIRSMSKAVYTTNNIGHYGLAFDYYTHFTSPIRRYPDVMVHRLLQRYLDGKDSAKAEKYEENCSHSSDMENLAANAERDSIKYMQVKYMQDHQDQEFLGVISGVTDWGVYVEIISNKCEGMVRLQDLRDDHYIFDKEEYAAVGQRTKNAYQLGDEVYVKVKNADLVKKHLDFTMLGHGNEYQPKRKG, encoded by the coding sequence ATGCCTCAGAATAAAAAGAAAAGAAGAAAGCAAAAAATTGAAGGACTTACCGAAAGTATTTTAGGCATTCTAAGAAAAGATCATTCCAATCCTATTAATTACAAACAAATTGCCGCCAAGCTTGGTGTTGACGATGCTAGCAGCAGGAATCAAATTATTAAAAAACTAAAAGATTTACAGGGTAACGGAACGATTCAGGAAGTAGAAAGAGGTAAATATATTATTACTCCTTCACAAAACTATTATACAGGAAGAGTAGATATTGCCGGAAGAGGGCAGGGCTATATTATTGTAGAAGATATGGAAGATGATATCCTGGTAAAAAACAAGAACCTTAATAAAGCTTTACAGGGTGACATCGTTGAAGTTTATGTTTTTAAGCGCAAACGCGGCGGAAAGATCGAAGGAGAGATCACCAAAATTATACAACGTAAACGAACGGAATTTGTAGGGACTATCCAGGTATTGGAAAACTTCGCCTTTGTGGAAGTAACCGATTATAAAATGTACACCGATATTTTTGTGCCGAAGGCAAATATTGGAAATGCTAAAAACGGTGAGAAAGTATTGGTCGCTATGGAAGATTGGCCGGAAAAAGCCGATTCTCCCTACGGAAGAGTGCTGAAAGTGCTGGGAATGCCCGGGGAACACAACACCGAAATTCATTCCATTTTAGCTCAGTACGGATTGCCATACGAATTTCCACCTGAAGTTGAAGCTTTTGCCAATCAGTTGGATACAAAAATTCACCCTGAAGAAATTAAAAAGCGCCGCGATATGCGGAAGGATCTCACTTTTACTATCGATCCTAAAGATGCTAAGGATTTTGATGACGCCTTGTCTTTTACAAAATTGGAAAACGGAAATTACGAAATAGGGATTCATATTGCCGATGTATCACATTATTTACAAACAGGAACTGTCCTGGACGACGAAGCTTACGAACGTGCAACTTCTGTGTATTTGGTAGATAGAGTAGTGCCAATGCTTCCTGAAATTCTTTCAAACGGAGCGTGTTCCTTACGCCCCAATGAAGAAAAATATACCTTTTCTGCAGTTTTTGAAATGAATTCGAAAGCTGAAGTGCTTAAAAAATGGTTTGGGAGAACGGTAACCTATAGCGATGCTCGTTTTGCTTATGAAGAAGCACAACATGTGATTGAAAATCCTAAAGACGCAACGCATCAAATTCCTTCAGAAATTTCTATAACAGGAAAAAGCTATTCAGTAAAAAAAGAAATAGCAGATGCTATTTTGGAAATGGACCGTCTCGCGAAAATTCTTCGGACAAACAGAATGCGACAAGGGGCTATTTCTTTCGATAAGGTAGAAGTGAAATTTATACTGGACGAGAAGAACAATCCTGAAGGCGTCTATTTCAAAGAAAGCAAGGATGCGAATAAACTTATTGAAGAGTTTATGCTTCTGGCAAACAGAAGTGTGGCCGAATTTATAGGAAAGCAAAATCCGAAGAAAACCTTTGTCTACAGAGTACACGACGAACCGGATGATGAAAAAATTGCAGCACTCGAAAACATCATTAAACGTTTCGGTTATAAACTAAACACCAAAGACAAGAACTCTACAGCTGCTTCTTTGAACAAATTGTTGAGTGATGTTCAGGGAAAGAAAGAGCAAAATTTAGTAGACACACTAGCCATTCGCTCCATGAGTAAGGCAGTATATACCACCAATAATATTGGTCACTACGGTTTGGCTTTCGACTATTATACGCACTTTACTTCACCTATTAGACGATATCCCGATGTAATGGTTCACAGACTGTTGCAACGCTATTTGGACGGAAAGGATTCGGCTAAAGCAGAAAAATACGAAGAGAATTGCAGTCATTCCAGTGATATGGAAAACCTTGCCGCCAATGCCGAGCGCGACAGCATCAAGTATATGCAGGTAAAGTACATGCAGGACCATCAGGATCAGGAGTTTCTTGGAGTAATTTCAGGAGTAACCGATTGGGGTGTGTATGTTGAAATAATTTCCAACAAATGTGAAGGAATGGTACGTCTCCAAGATTTAAGAGATGATCATTATATCTTCGACAAGGAGGAATATGCAGCTGTGGGGCAGCGCACAAAGAATGCCTATCAGCTTGGCGACGAAGTATATGTGAAAGTAAAAAACGCCGATTTAGTAAAGAAGCATTTAGATTTTACCATGCTGGGGCATGGAAATGAATACCAACCGAAGCGCAAAGGCTAA
- a CDS encoding SPFH domain-containing protein — protein MGGFIVLLIPVGIILFFLLLSSFFTVKQQTAALVENFGKFNSIRNSGLQFKIPVIQRIAGRVNLKIQQLDVLVETKTKDDVFVRLKISVQFQVIKEKVYDAFYKLESPHDQITSYVFDVVRAEVPKMKLDDVFERKDDIAIAVKTELNEAMINYGYDIIKTLVTDIDPDVQVKAAMNRINAAEREKVAAEYEAEAERIKIVAKARAEAESKRLQGQGIADQRREIARGLEESVDVLNNVGINSQEASALIVVTQHYDTLQSIGEATNTNLILLPNSPQAGSNMLNDMIASFVASNQIGEQMKKENIAKGITKQKRTPPPPRAKEGEDLNY, from the coding sequence ATGGGTGGTTTTATAGTTCTTTTGATTCCGGTAGGTATCATTTTATTTTTTCTCTTGTTGTCTTCCTTCTTTACTGTCAAACAGCAAACCGCTGCTTTGGTGGAGAATTTTGGTAAATTCAACAGCATCCGAAACTCCGGGCTGCAGTTTAAAATTCCGGTGATACAACGGATTGCAGGTCGTGTAAATCTAAAAATACAACAGCTGGATGTTTTGGTAGAGACCAAAACCAAAGACGATGTATTTGTACGTCTAAAAATTTCGGTACAATTTCAAGTGATCAAAGAAAAGGTGTACGATGCCTTTTATAAGTTGGAGAGTCCGCACGATCAAATCACTTCTTATGTATTTGATGTGGTAAGAGCCGAAGTTCCAAAAATGAAACTTGATGATGTGTTTGAGCGTAAAGATGATATTGCCATTGCGGTGAAAACTGAATTAAACGAAGCAATGATCAACTACGGCTATGACATCATTAAAACCTTGGTAACCGACATCGATCCCGATGTACAGGTAAAGGCCGCCATGAACCGAATTAACGCCGCAGAGCGTGAAAAAGTAGCTGCCGAATACGAAGCAGAAGCAGAACGAATTAAGATTGTTGCAAAAGCACGTGCCGAAGCCGAAAGCAAGCGATTACAAGGACAGGGTATTGCCGATCAGCGTCGCGAGATTGCACGAGGATTGGAAGAAAGTGTAGATGTATTAAACAATGTGGGTATCAACTCTCAGGAGGCTTCGGCTTTGATTGTTGTTACACAACATTACGATACACTTCAGTCTATTGGAGAGGCAACCAACACCAATCTTATCCTCTTACCAAATTCGCCTCAGGCGGGTAGTAATATGTTAAATGATATGATTGCTTCTTTTGTTGCAAGTAACCAAATTGGAGAGCAGATGAAAAAGGAAAATATAGCCAAAGGGATTACAAAACAAAAAAGAACCCCTCCACCGCCAAGAGCCAAAGAGGGTGAAGACCTGAATTATTAA
- a CDS encoding cation diffusion facilitator family transporter, which translates to MAHNHSHHHTHNDVKGRNLLISIVLNILITVAQVIGGLISGSLSLLSDALHNFSDVISLVVSYIADKFSKKAASVDKTFGYKRAEIIAAFVNALSLLIVAAYLIYEAILRFLNPTTIESGIVIWLALLGIVANGASVLLLRKDSKENMNMRSAYLHLFTDMSASVAVLVGGLLMKYYGWFWVDSVLTVLIAVYLIFMGYDLLKSSFKVLMLFTPDDIKLEKISKAISNFSEVKNIHHMHAWQLNEKEIHLEAHIEFHEDISLSQFDDISEKIEELLHHDFGINHVNLQPEYQKDDPKDIIIQD; encoded by the coding sequence ATGGCACACAATCACTCTCACCATCACACTCACAACGATGTAAAGGGGAGGAATCTGCTTATTTCCATCGTTCTAAATATTCTTATAACTGTTGCTCAAGTTATAGGAGGTTTAATTTCAGGTAGCTTGTCACTTTTAAGTGATGCGCTGCATAATTTTAGCGATGTAATTTCTTTGGTCGTAAGCTATATAGCCGACAAATTTTCTAAAAAGGCTGCTTCTGTCGATAAGACCTTCGGATATAAACGCGCCGAAATCATTGCAGCCTTTGTCAACGCATTGTCGCTTTTAATTGTAGCGGCTTATCTTATTTATGAGGCAATCCTTCGGTTTTTAAATCCTACAACCATAGAAAGCGGCATTGTAATCTGGTTGGCACTTTTAGGGATTGTCGCAAATGGCGCCAGTGTTTTATTGCTTCGGAAAGATTCTAAGGAAAACATGAATATGCGATCGGCCTATTTGCATCTTTTTACCGATATGTCTGCTTCGGTGGCAGTGTTGGTCGGAGGTCTGTTAATGAAATACTACGGATGGTTTTGGGTAGACAGCGTACTTACTGTATTAATTGCAGTATATTTAATTTTTATGGGCTATGATTTACTGAAAAGCTCTTTTAAAGTATTGATGCTTTTCACCCCTGACGATATTAAACTTGAAAAGATAAGCAAAGCAATCTCTAACTTTTCGGAAGTAAAAAACATACATCATATGCACGCCTGGCAACTCAATGAAAAAGAAATACATTTGGAAGCACATATCGAGTTCCATGAAGATATTTCGTTGTCGCAGTTCGATGACATTTCAGAAAAAATAGAGGAATTATTACATCACGACTTTGGTATCAATCACGTGAATTTACAACCCGAATATCAAAAGGACGATCCTAAAGACATCATTATCCAGGACTAA
- a CDS encoding YtxH domain-containing protein: protein MASNTGQTLIALLTGAAIGAGIGILYAPDKGSKTREKIGKEAKKTQKRLQKQIKETGSQLSAKAQQARLSFNEKLEDTLSSASYKADDILLAMEDKLEALRKQNAKLQRDNTLNKAKTIAKKATV, encoded by the coding sequence ATGGCATCTAATACAGGACAAACCCTAATCGCATTATTAACAGGAGCAGCTATTGGAGCTGGAATAGGAATTTTATATGCACCCGATAAAGGCTCAAAGACTAGAGAAAAGATTGGGAAAGAAGCTAAAAAGACTCAAAAGAGACTTCAGAAACAAATAAAAGAAACCGGAAGTCAATTGAGCGCCAAGGCACAACAAGCTCGCTTATCTTTTAACGAAAAGCTGGAAGACACCTTGTCTTCAGCTAGCTACAAGGCCGATGATATATTGTTGGCAATGGAAGATAAGTTAGAAGCTCTAAGAAAACAAAACGCAAAATTGCAACGAGACAACACCTTGAATAAGGCTAAAACGATAGCCAAAAAAGCTACAGTCTAA
- a CDS encoding LysE family translocator, translated as MFDGLWYAAFYGFLLAFAVGPVFFTLIETSITKGLKAAIFFDLGAIFADILFILLAFFSTSKILEKVKDDPGLLIFGGAVLIAYGIISYIRTAKSFIKIAREHYAVKVKKNLSGLFLKGFLLNFVNFGVLAGWIGTIIMANALTTSDNGVFLFLSTVLITFFLTDLLKISLAKKLKSKMTPRFIFKTKKWVSILIIGFGVLLLLQGVFPSEVQAGLERIPGQGSTIEDVIPPPY; from the coding sequence ATGTTTGACGGTTTATGGTACGCTGCATTTTATGGGTTTCTGCTGGCATTTGCGGTAGGACCTGTTTTTTTTACACTTATTGAAACCAGTATTACCAAAGGATTAAAGGCGGCCATCTTCTTCGATTTAGGCGCTATTTTTGCAGATATTCTCTTTATTCTATTAGCATTTTTCAGTACCAGTAAAATTTTGGAAAAAGTAAAAGACGACCCCGGACTTCTTATTTTCGGAGGAGCGGTTTTAATCGCCTACGGAATAATTTCCTATATACGAACCGCAAAATCTTTTATTAAAATTGCCCGAGAACACTATGCTGTTAAGGTGAAAAAGAATTTAAGCGGGCTGTTTTTAAAAGGGTTTCTCCTCAATTTTGTCAATTTTGGAGTACTGGCAGGGTGGATTGGCACCATTATCATGGCGAACGCCTTGACAACTTCAGACAATGGTGTTTTTCTTTTTCTGAGTACGGTGTTAATCACCTTCTTTTTAACCGATCTACTTAAAATTTCATTGGCTAAAAAACTGAAGAGCAAGATGACTCCTCGTTTTATTTTTAAAACAAAAAAATGGGTTAGTATTTTAATTATTGGCTTCGGTGTGTTGTTACTGTTACAGGGGGTTTTCCCCAGTGAGGTGCAAGCAGGTCTGGAGCGAATACCGGGTCAGGGAAGTACTATTGAAGATGTGATTCCTCCTCCATACTAA
- a CDS encoding DUF6327 family protein, translated as MRRYDTFEAVNHDLKLLKIQSQIDTEELKLCLNETKESLSPGNLVTGLLGGFATSAVIFKLLNPLIGFGISRLIKKFTK; from the coding sequence ATGAGAAGATACGATACTTTTGAAGCGGTAAATCACGATTTGAAACTGCTTAAAATTCAATCTCAGATAGACACGGAAGAGTTAAAACTATGCCTTAATGAGACGAAGGAGAGTCTATCTCCCGGAAATCTGGTAACCGGTTTATTAGGAGGGTTCGCCACAAGTGCAGTAATATTTAAATTACTCAATCCTTTAATTGGATTTGGAATTTCCCGACTGATAAAGAAATTCACCAAATAA
- a CDS encoding phage holin family protein: MAFKALSENLEKSGVKAQEYLKNTTEYYKLRIFKTVTKGAISLVNFLIIGIVLLLVLLFFSMGAALWIGDVLESKYAGYFIVGGFYILIIIGFIIFAKKPLQKILLLKFSDMFFDNDDDPEPDVSTRIANRELPKTEEE; encoded by the coding sequence ATGGCTTTCAAGGCGCTTTCCGAAAACCTTGAAAAATCGGGGGTTAAGGCACAAGAATATTTAAAGAACACTACAGAGTATTACAAGCTCCGTATATTTAAAACAGTTACCAAAGGAGCAATTTCTTTGGTTAACTTTTTAATTATAGGAATTGTATTATTACTTGTGCTCTTGTTTTTTTCTATGGGAGCCGCGCTCTGGATTGGGGATGTATTGGAAAGTAAATATGCGGGCTACTTCATTGTGGGAGGTTTTTATATTCTGATTATCATTGGATTTATAATTTTTGCAAAAAAACCACTTCAGAAGATTTTATTACTGAAGTTTTCCGATATGTTTTTCGATAACGACGATGATCCCGAACCGGATGTTTCCACTCGAATTGCGAACAGAGAATTACCTAAAACCGAAGAAGAATGA
- a CDS encoding GNAT family N-acetyltransferase encodes MEIAVKKFDALTIYELYDILQLRSEIFVVEQDCVYQDLDGKDAKALHVLGWHDGKIVAYTRCFPPGVYFEAASIGRVVVEVNHRKYGFGHDIMKASIEAIENHFGTNSIKLSAQTYLKRFYESHGFSIIGEEYLEDGIPHIAMITT; translated from the coding sequence ATGGAAATAGCAGTAAAAAAATTTGATGCACTTACCATCTACGAATTGTACGATATATTGCAATTACGCAGTGAAATCTTTGTGGTAGAACAGGATTGTGTGTATCAGGATTTGGATGGAAAGGATGCAAAAGCATTACATGTTTTAGGATGGCACGACGGAAAAATTGTGGCTTATACACGCTGTTTTCCGCCCGGAGTATATTTTGAAGCTGCTTCAATAGGACGTGTAGTTGTAGAGGTGAACCACAGAAAATACGGTTTTGGTCACGACATTATGAAGGCTTCGATAGAAGCTATAGAAAATCATTTCGGAACCAATAGCATAAAACTTTCGGCGCAAACTTATTTGAAACGTTTTTACGAATCACACGGATTTTCAATCATTGGCGAAGAATACCTTGAAGATGGTATTCCGCATATTGCAATGATTACAACTTAA
- a CDS encoding putative signal transducing protein: MENFKTIAIFTYQSEYAVLRLLLEQAEIRHVFLNETMLSVLPFHSNAFGGIRLQVHQNDIEAAKKIIQELDGTSNMRIV; encoded by the coding sequence ATGGAAAATTTTAAAACCATAGCCATTTTTACCTATCAGAGCGAATACGCAGTACTACGGCTTTTATTAGAACAGGCGGAAATTCGACATGTTTTTTTAAATGAGACAATGCTTAGTGTATTACCTTTTCACTCCAATGCGTTTGGAGGAATTAGACTTCAGGTACATCAAAACGATATTGAGGCAGCTAAAAAAATTATTCAGGAACTGGATGGAACTTCCAATATGAGAATCGTTTAA